In Candidatus Nitrosotalea sinensis, one DNA window encodes the following:
- a CDS encoding ammonium transporter, translated as MPIDTGDTAWMLIASSLVLLMIPALGLFEAGLLRRKNTVSIFMQIFFGLAILSVMWFTFGFSLSFGPDTGMGLTGNMDWTFLKNVPYDSGLHYAPTIPGVLFAKFQMMFAVITPLLLTGAIAERMKFSAYVIFIVAWSGLIYYPLVHWIWGGGWLGQMGVVDFAGGIVIHTSAGMGALAAAIALGKRLNYGPSIMIPHSIPIAVLGSSLLWLGWFGFNAGSALASGSLAGNTIINTHIASSISALIWVGLSWMRTGKPSVIAAINGAIAGLAGITPASGYVSVEHAFVLGIAIGIGSYLAVLFFKEHLEIDDALDVSSVHGVAGIIGSLGIGIFASSLVNPSGPNGLLFGHPQQLLIQAIGVGVAGVMGFFGTFAIMKVLDKLIGIRVSPKVEEAGLDIEEHAERAYSDEDEFGKM; from the coding sequence TTGCCAATTGATACAGGTGATACAGCCTGGATGCTTATTGCTTCCAGTCTTGTGTTGTTGATGATTCCCGCTTTAGGGTTGTTCGAAGCAGGATTATTACGTAGAAAAAACACTGTATCAATTTTCATGCAAATTTTCTTTGGGTTGGCAATTCTCAGTGTAATGTGGTTTACATTTGGATTTAGTTTGTCATTTGGTCCTGATACCGGAATGGGCCTTACTGGAAACATGGATTGGACATTCCTCAAGAATGTACCGTATGATTCAGGTTTGCATTATGCACCGACAATTCCTGGTGTATTGTTTGCAAAATTCCAGATGATGTTCGCTGTGATTACACCGTTACTGTTAACAGGTGCAATTGCAGAGAGAATGAAGTTTAGCGCGTATGTTATATTCATAGTAGCATGGAGTGGTTTGATTTACTATCCTCTTGTCCACTGGATATGGGGTGGTGGCTGGCTTGGTCAGATGGGAGTAGTAGATTTTGCAGGAGGCATAGTCATCCACACTAGTGCTGGAATGGGTGCACTGGCAGCTGCTATTGCACTTGGAAAGAGACTAAACTATGGTCCTTCCATCATGATTCCACATAGCATCCCAATTGCAGTTTTAGGTTCTTCATTATTATGGCTAGGTTGGTTCGGATTTAATGCAGGAAGTGCATTAGCATCTGGAAGCTTGGCAGGAAATACCATAATCAATACCCACATTGCATCATCAATTTCGGCACTAATCTGGGTAGGCTTGTCATGGATGAGAACAGGTAAGCCAAGTGTCATTGCGGCAATCAACGGTGCAATTGCAGGACTTGCAGGAATTACACCGGCATCAGGATATGTCAGTGTAGAGCATGCATTTGTGCTAGGAATCGCGATAGGAATTGGCTCGTACTTGGCAGTATTGTTCTTCAAGGAGCACTTGGAGATAGACGATGCACTAGATGTAAGCTCAGTCCACGGTGTTGCAGGAATAATTGGTTCACTTGGAATAGGAATCTTTGCAAGTTCACTTGTGAACCCAAGCGGTCCAAACGGACTCTTGTTTGGACACCCACAACAATTGCTCATCCAGGCAATAGGAGTAGGCGTTGCAGGTGTCATGGGATTCTTTGGAACATTTGCCATCATGAAGGTACTAGACAAGCTGATAGGAATCAGGGTTTCACCAAAGGTGGAGGAAGCAGGCTTGGACATCGAAGAGCACGCA
- a CDS encoding P-II family nitrogen regulator encodes MLKIEVILPENEIKSISDALKKLSVGGITAYKGWGRGKTVAHEIHASKGTEVFTPEFGERFILDVIVADEKKDEVIAAIRSSSKFGKIFVTQISEAYDIQTPKKDEQAI; translated from the coding sequence TTGCTAAAGATTGAAGTAATACTTCCAGAAAATGAAATAAAATCAATCAGCGACGCGCTAAAAAAATTGTCTGTAGGCGGAATCACCGCATACAAGGGCTGGGGTAGAGGAAAGACCGTGGCCCATGAGATACATGCATCAAAAGGAACAGAGGTATTTACTCCAGAATTTGGAGAAAGATTCATCCTTGATGTAATAGTTGCAGATGAGAAAAAAGACGAGGTCATTGCAGCAATTCGCTCATCTTCAAAATTTGGAAAAATATTTGTCACACAAATCTCAGAAGCGTACGACATCCAAACACCAAAGAAAGATGAGCAAGCAATCTAG
- a CDS encoding P-II family nitrogen regulator, with translation MIRIDAIVPQNDIRAISDALKKIHVGGITVMKVRGRGKTVGPALHAAKGTETFIPEFTDKFIVTVIVEDKDENETVNIIRSHTKIGKIFMYKLSRAVDIATGAENEQAI, from the coding sequence ATGATTAGGATAGATGCAATCGTTCCACAAAATGACATTCGCGCAATAAGCGATGCTTTAAAGAAAATACACGTTGGTGGAATTACAGTCATGAAGGTAAGGGGAAGAGGCAAGACTGTAGGTCCCGCACTACATGCAGCAAAGGGCACCGAGACATTCATCCCAGAATTTACAGACAAGTTCATCGTTACCGTAATTGTGGAAGACAAGGATGAAAACGAGACAGTGAACATAATCCGCAGTCATACAAAAATCGGAAAAATATTCATGTACAAATTGTCTCGCGCAGTAGATATTGCAACTGGCGCAGAGAATGAACAAGCGATCTAG
- a CDS encoding universal stress protein translates to MLKNILVPYDGSPLSKKALELAKDISRNFNASLDLLLVVPDYYPISDSLFSGVASTNYQKVVKTLKDKGEKEMQSVTEKCRQDGSKATYKIVHDDISNAILQEAKKSKVDLIIMGSRRMTGIASLKRFGSTARHVAEHATCPVTIVH, encoded by the coding sequence TTGTTAAAAAATATCCTGGTTCCGTATGACGGCTCGCCACTTTCAAAAAAAGCACTGGAATTAGCAAAAGATATTTCAAGAAACTTTAACGCAAGCCTGGATCTCTTGCTTGTAGTTCCAGATTATTATCCAATCAGCGATTCATTGTTTTCAGGAGTTGCTTCTACAAATTACCAAAAAGTTGTAAAAACCCTAAAGGACAAGGGTGAAAAAGAGATGCAGTCTGTCACAGAAAAATGCAGACAGGATGGCTCCAAGGCGACATACAAGATTGTCCATGATGACATTTCAAATGCAATCCTACAAGAAGCAAAAAAATCAAAGGTTGATCTTATAATCATGGGAAGCAGGAGGATGACAGGGATTGCATCCTTGAAGAGATTTGGAAGCACCGCAAGACATGTTGCAGAGCACGCCACCTGCCCTGTTACCATAGTGCACTAG
- a CDS encoding Hsp20/alpha crystallin family protein yields MSDFGKFIEKQMGSFFDDTVFNDFIHKELIPLSHLKERHSSWILDMDLPMVDKKNIEITHSEDSITIKAKLTKTFCVSRGNTVTEFDYFKKTVKIPGGVDAKQISASFKNGILRIMMPKRVQGKKIPIK; encoded by the coding sequence ATGAGTGATTTTGGAAAATTCATTGAAAAACAGATGGGCTCGTTTTTTGATGATACAGTCTTTAATGATTTTATCCACAAGGAATTGATTCCCTTGTCTCATCTAAAGGAGAGACATTCCAGTTGGATACTTGACATGGACTTGCCCATGGTGGACAAGAAGAACATAGAGATAACACATTCTGAGGACAGTATTACAATCAAGGCTAAACTGACAAAGACATTTTGTGTTTCAAGAGGAAACACTGTAACAGAGTTTGATTATTTCAAAAAGACCGTCAAGATTCCAGGCGGAGTGGACGCAAAACAAATCTCGGCATCATTTAAGAACGGCATTCTGAGAATCATGATGCCAAAACGAGTCCAGGGCAAGAAGATACCGATAAAATAA
- a CDS encoding proteasome assembly chaperone family protein: protein MVKQACYFYTSNTINNKEMQSSKMKKTELVKTPRVLLLGLPGPGLIGTMSITYVIHTLKMELIGEIQDSPASIIFVDNGQMVGPVRIYQKENIYAILSDIPIDYENAIEFTESVVDFSKKNRIDLIVFLSGIHVPDRDVMHLKTYGLVTHESLEKLLYDNSIPKFLSGVISGPDATILSYLRSSAIPTITFHTECNYFFPDPDAAMQTIKTVSQIIKKEINLDEFKKQIDYLRLQNRQLMEDTLNVLQAQKEPSTVPPQIYK, encoded by the coding sequence ATGGTAAAGCAGGCATGTTATTTTTATACGTCAAATACAATAAACAACAAGGAAATGCAGAGCTCCAAGATGAAAAAAACAGAATTGGTAAAAACTCCCAGAGTGTTGCTTCTTGGCTTGCCAGGACCTGGGCTGATAGGTACAATGTCAATCACATATGTCATTCATACATTAAAGATGGAATTGATAGGTGAGATACAGGACAGTCCGGCATCCATAATCTTTGTAGACAATGGACAAATGGTAGGTCCTGTACGGATATATCAAAAAGAGAACATTTATGCAATTTTGTCAGACATTCCAATAGATTATGAAAATGCAATAGAGTTTACAGAATCTGTTGTGGATTTTTCAAAAAAGAACCGCATTGATTTGATTGTGTTCTTGTCTGGGATTCATGTTCCAGACAGAGATGTTATGCATTTGAAAACATATGGCTTGGTAACACATGAAAGCCTTGAGAAATTATTGTACGATAATTCCATACCAAAGTTTCTCTCAGGTGTGATAAGTGGCCCTGATGCTACCATTCTGTCATATTTGAGAAGCTCTGCAATACCCACAATTACATTTCATACCGAGTGCAACTATTTCTTTCCAGATCCTGATGCTGCAATGCAGACAATCAAGACTGTTTCCCAAATAATAAAAAAAGAGATAAACCTTGACGAGTTTAAAAAACAAATTGACTATCTGAGATTGCAAAACAGGCAACTCATGGAGGATACATTGAATGTATTACAAGCGCAAAAAGAGCCATCAACTGTTCCCCCGCAGATATACAAGTGA
- the thsB gene encoding thermosome subunit beta codes for MASVQTTSEGIPVIVLKEGSKQARGRDAQRSNIAAAKLIAEIVSTSLGPRGMDKMLVDSVGDITITNDGATILKEIDVQHPAAKMMVEVAKATDSEVGDGTTSAVVLAGALLEKAESLIDNDIHPVIIADGYKKAAMRAISLLGEISQKVEPKNRDILEKIAITTMQTKLISVEAADLAKLVVDAALSVVTQKASGNNVDLNNIKIEKKTGGSVLDSTLISGIVLDKEIVHSGMPRKIENARIALVTAPLEIEKTEFEAKINISSPDQIKSFMEEEDSILRGMVEKIKSSGANVLLCQKGIDDIAQHHLSKAGILAVRRIKESDMSKLAKATGGRIVGSVNDLTGKDLGESATVEEKTIENDNWVFIEGCKNPKAVTLLIRGGSQRVIDEVDRSLHDALMVVKDVIEKPLIVYGGGSPEAFVSHNLRLWAQTLSGREQLAVEKFAEALESIPLALARNAGMNPIDAITQLRSRQNSGEKWAGIDTINGQVGNIEKLQIIEPSKVKEQVIKSATETANMILRIDNVVASSKGPSTPPGMPQGPEMG; via the coding sequence ATGGCATCAGTCCAAACAACCTCTGAAGGCATCCCGGTTATAGTGCTAAAAGAGGGCTCAAAGCAAGCCCGCGGAAGAGATGCACAGCGAAGCAACATCGCAGCTGCAAAACTAATTGCAGAGATTGTTAGTACAAGCCTGGGCCCACGCGGGATGGATAAAATGCTAGTAGATTCTGTTGGAGATATTACAATAACAAATGATGGCGCAACTATCCTAAAAGAGATTGATGTCCAGCATCCTGCAGCAAAGATGATGGTAGAGGTTGCCAAAGCAACTGACAGCGAGGTTGGAGACGGCACAACATCTGCCGTAGTCTTGGCAGGAGCGCTGCTTGAAAAGGCAGAAAGTCTTATCGATAATGACATTCATCCGGTAATAATTGCAGACGGTTACAAAAAAGCCGCTATGAGGGCAATCTCACTGCTTGGAGAGATTTCACAAAAAGTCGAACCAAAAAACAGGGACATTCTTGAAAAAATTGCAATAACTACAATGCAGACCAAATTGATATCAGTAGAAGCAGCAGATCTTGCAAAACTTGTAGTAGATGCAGCCTTGTCAGTTGTCACACAGAAAGCATCTGGGAACAATGTTGATTTGAACAACATAAAAATTGAAAAAAAGACCGGAGGTTCTGTACTTGATAGCACCCTGATATCAGGTATAGTTTTAGACAAGGAAATTGTGCACAGCGGAATGCCAAGAAAAATTGAGAATGCAAGAATTGCCCTAGTTACTGCACCACTTGAAATTGAAAAGACAGAATTTGAAGCCAAGATAAACATCTCAAGTCCTGATCAAATCAAGTCCTTCATGGAAGAAGAAGATAGCATTCTTCGAGGAATGGTGGAGAAAATAAAATCATCCGGGGCAAATGTACTTCTCTGTCAAAAAGGAATTGATGATATTGCTCAGCACCACCTGTCAAAGGCTGGCATACTTGCAGTAAGGAGAATAAAAGAAAGCGACATGTCCAAGCTTGCAAAAGCAACAGGCGGAAGAATAGTAGGCAGCGTAAATGATTTGACTGGGAAAGATTTGGGCGAATCTGCAACAGTTGAAGAAAAAACAATTGAAAATGACAACTGGGTGTTCATTGAAGGATGCAAGAATCCAAAAGCTGTCACATTATTGATACGGGGAGGATCTCAGAGGGTAATCGATGAGGTAGATAGGTCGTTGCATGACGCATTGATGGTTGTAAAAGACGTAATTGAAAAACCGCTTATTGTGTATGGAGGGGGCTCACCTGAGGCATTTGTTTCACACAATCTCAGACTTTGGGCTCAGACCTTGTCCGGTAGGGAACAGCTTGCAGTAGAAAAATTTGCAGAGGCACTAGAATCAATACCCTTGGCACTTGCAAGAAATGCAGGCATGAATCCAATTGATGCAATAACTCAATTGCGCTCAAGACAAAACTCTGGTGAAAAATGGGCCGGAATTGATACAATAAACGGGCAAGTAGGAAATATTGAAAAATTACAGATTATCGAGCCTTCCAAAGTAAAAGAACAAGTCATAAAATCTGCAACAGAGACTGCCAACATGATACTGCGAATTGACAATGTCGTAGCATCATCAAAAGGACCATCAACACCGCCTGGCATGCCTCAAGGTCCAGAAATGGGGTAA
- the htpX gene encoding zinc metalloprotease HtpX — translation MQRDLQLTLRMAISFFALTIIYLAFLSFISMYFGLGIVPISIIAGLMIGAQWFFSDRLVLWSTGTKIVSKEEYPILHQIIEDLAQKAKIPKPRVGVMTSDVPNAFATGKGPKSSVVVASTGIMKILTKDELEGVLSHELTHIRNRDVTIITLASLFSTIAWYLMQSSMFSSMWGGYGYGGRQQQNGNMFIVLIVAGIVWFLSFLIIRAISRYREFAADRGGAYLTGKPMNLSRALMKISGEIKTAPVQQLQKVEGMNAFFIIPAVSGQSIAQLFSTHPPVTERVKRLMRIEQELRNSDNLGI, via the coding sequence ATGCAACGCGACCTTCAGCTAACTTTGAGAATGGCAATTAGCTTTTTTGCTCTAACTATCATCTATTTGGCATTTTTGAGTTTTATTTCCATGTATTTCGGGCTAGGCATAGTTCCAATTTCAATAATTGCAGGATTGATGATTGGTGCACAATGGTTCTTCTCTGACAGATTGGTACTATGGAGTACTGGAACCAAGATTGTGTCAAAAGAAGAGTATCCAATATTGCATCAAATAATTGAAGATCTGGCACAAAAGGCAAAGATTCCAAAGCCAAGAGTAGGTGTCATGACAAGTGACGTACCAAACGCATTTGCCACAGGCAAGGGTCCAAAAAGTTCCGTAGTGGTTGCAAGTACAGGAATAATGAAGATACTGACAAAAGATGAGCTAGAGGGTGTGTTGTCGCATGAATTGACGCATATTAGAAACCGAGATGTAACAATCATAACTTTGGCCAGCCTATTTTCAACAATAGCATGGTATCTTATGCAATCTTCCATGTTTAGCTCCATGTGGGGAGGCTATGGATATGGTGGAAGGCAGCAACAAAATGGAAATATGTTTATCGTACTAATTGTAGCTGGAATTGTTTGGTTCCTGAGTTTTCTCATCATACGAGCCATCTCTCGATACAGAGAATTTGCGGCAGACCGTGGAGGTGCATACTTGACAGGAAAACCAATGAATCTATCCCGCGCATTAATGAAGATAAGCGGAGAAATAAAGACTGCTCCAGTACAACAACTTCAAAAAGTAGAGGGAATGAATGCGTTTTTCATCATACCTGCAGTATCAGGTCAGAGCATAGCACAACTTTTCTCTACACATCCACCAGTTACGGAACGTGTAAAGCGTTTGATGAGAATAGAACAAGAGTTGCGCAACTCTGACAATCTTGGAATTTAG
- a CDS encoding CBS domain-containing protein — protein sequence MSSPQVIYQHLKDVRELKVAKIMKKPTILDSSFVASKTIGVLVNSDSYDAFCMEGKDVLTISARELLGVKDIESTKIRSLLRKIQPLSKNDTIEKAAAILSHYRMRSVPVVERDEIVGIVNGKDIVELLHKQDLKWISANTILTADPITANSSDSIATARKIMTTKRIDHLPIVKNGKVTQVLTSMHLLQVIKPGERLGSGLRGLNLKKKYQTQIGNIGSTRIPNLNTNAPLSSVIESMLKNDTSCCLLSLWGNIHGIITYKDIINILESKIPSEVPLYIVGLPEDYDSSEIVKTKFDKIIRNLSKVYPEVEQAKASIKTIHNPSTNRPHYQVAVRIASPYRTYNYTESGWDLSKIFDAIGSKVVRNLSQRSKKRWKTTIRKVDKKDIF from the coding sequence ATGAGCTCACCCCAAGTAATATACCAACATCTCAAAGATGTAAGAGAATTAAAAGTAGCAAAAATAATGAAAAAGCCAACAATCCTTGATTCATCTTTTGTAGCATCAAAGACAATCGGAGTGCTGGTAAATTCTGATTCTTATGACGCATTTTGTATGGAAGGAAAAGACGTCTTGACAATTAGTGCACGAGAACTATTAGGCGTCAAAGACATTGAAAGTACAAAGATAAGATCATTACTACGAAAGATTCAGCCACTTTCTAAAAATGATACGATAGAAAAAGCAGCTGCGATATTGTCTCATTATAGAATGCGTTCTGTCCCAGTAGTTGAAAGAGATGAAATTGTTGGCATAGTAAATGGCAAAGACATTGTAGAATTATTACACAAGCAGGATTTGAAATGGATATCAGCAAATACAATACTTACTGCAGACCCAATCACGGCAAACAGCAGTGATTCTATTGCAACTGCACGAAAGATAATGACAACAAAAAGAATTGATCATTTACCAATAGTAAAAAATGGCAAAGTTACCCAAGTCTTGACATCAATGCATTTATTGCAAGTGATAAAACCTGGCGAAAGACTCGGTTCAGGACTCCGAGGTTTGAATCTAAAAAAGAAATACCAGACACAGATTGGAAATATCGGCAGCACACGAATTCCAAACTTGAATACCAATGCTCCACTTAGTTCAGTCATAGAATCAATGCTCAAAAATGACACATCATGTTGTTTGTTGTCATTGTGGGGGAATATACATGGAATAATAACATACAAGGACATCATCAACATACTAGAGTCCAAGATACCAAGTGAAGTTCCACTTTACATAGTAGGACTGCCAGAAGATTATGACAGCTCTGAGATTGTCAAAACAAAGTTTGACAAGATAATTCGAAATCTCTCAAAGGTCTATCCAGAAGTAGAACAAGCAAAAGCATCAATCAAGACAATTCACAATCCTTCAACTAACAGACCACATTACCAAGTAGCAGTCAGAATAGCAAGCCCATACAGGACTTACAACTATACAGAAAGTGGATGGGATCTCTCAAAGATTTTCGACGCAATTGGAAGCAAAGTGGTAAGAAACCTATCCCAGAGAAGCAAGAAACGCTGGAAGACTACTATTAGAAAAGTAGACAAGAAAGATATCTTCTAG
- a CDS encoding SDR family NAD(P)-dependent oxidoreductase: MKLKDKIAIVTGASSDIGLEISKKFVEEGANVVLLGRDLPKLEKARKTIKDYATKTVALACDITKEPQVIQTVNQIMDHYGRIDILVNNAGIITDPIHFHEMTDDDCNLLVDTNLFGTFRITKSVLVKMLENKNGGSIINIGSISAERAIPKVHLTVYCTTKAAINMFTKGLAVEYARRNIRCNCVNPGIVNAGMIKSYLDYPEARKVLEDRQPLNKIGEPTDVANAVTYLASDDAKWISGVILNVDGGKSASEG; encoded by the coding sequence ATGAAACTAAAAGACAAAATTGCAATTGTCACAGGTGCATCAAGTGACATCGGATTGGAAATATCAAAAAAGTTTGTGGAAGAAGGTGCAAACGTAGTATTACTTGGGAGAGACCTACCCAAGTTAGAAAAAGCCAGGAAAACTATCAAAGATTATGCTACAAAAACAGTTGCACTTGCGTGTGACATAACAAAAGAACCGCAAGTTATTCAAACGGTAAATCAGATAATGGATCATTATGGAAGAATAGACATTCTAGTAAACAATGCAGGAATAATTACAGACCCAATACATTTTCACGAAATGACTGACGATGATTGCAATTTATTGGTAGACACCAACTTGTTTGGTACATTCAGAATCACAAAGTCAGTTCTAGTGAAAATGCTTGAAAACAAAAATGGTGGTTCAATAATTAACATTGGCTCAATATCTGCAGAAAGAGCAATACCGAAGGTGCATCTGACAGTATATTGCACCACAAAAGCAGCCATAAACATGTTCACGAAGGGCTTGGCAGTAGAATATGCACGAAGAAACATCAGATGCAATTGTGTCAATCCGGGAATAGTAAATGCAGGAATGATAAAATCATACCTAGACTATCCTGAGGCAAGAAAAGTATTGGAAGATAGACAACCTTTGAATAAAATTGGGGAACCGACAGATGTAGCAAACGCTGTGACGTATCTGGCATCTGATGACGCCAAGTGGATTTCAGGTGTGATACTCAACGTAGACGGCGGAAAATCAGCTTCAGAAGGATAG